The genomic window GGAAAAATGCACTTTGTGTGAATTGCTCTTAAAACAACTAAATTAGCTCATACTTTAAAGTACCCAGATCAATAGGAACTGCCAGTAATGTAAGTGATTGGTTGATCACTTGCAAAAACCAAACACTGGCACAGTCTTTTAAAGTGTTACAACATTGAGTAAGTTCATCTTGTTGGTCCAGTTGCTTTTGAATGCTTTGCTTAAATGTTACTGTTGACTGGCTTACATCACTTCTTATTGGCAGCAGGAAAGTTATTAAATGCCAGCAGGAAAGTTTTGTTCTTCTAAGACTGCCATAACGGCTAGTTCCTATTACTTGTTTCCTATAAGTCACAGGGGTCAAACTCAGTTTCTGCTCTGCAAAAATTttgtttcaaccctaattaaacacacctgatcagacTAATTAAGTCCTTTGGCcttgtttgaaatctacaggtaCCTACAGGTAAGGTGTTGGAGCAGGGATGGAACCACACTATGCAggactgtggccctccaggaactgagtttgacattcCTGCTAAAAGCAAACAGTGCAAAACCCCCAGTTCCAAGTTAGTTTGAGTAAGGCTAAGGTTCTGGTCTTCTGTTACCTTTTGTGgcttattttctgtcttttctaTAGGTTGTTCAGAGGCACAATGGTGTTGGCTTGCCAGTTTCAAATGCCGAAATCATTTCAAACAGAACAACTCAGGCGACAACATCTACACCTACTGAAGTGGTTGCACATGCTCCCCATTCTGTTATTCCAGAACAGGAATATTTCAGCAAGCCTGGATTCCTTCAGATTCCAGAACCACAGCAAAACCGAGCAGGGACTCTTCCAGTCTTGCAAGAAGATCCTTGCTCATTGGTTTCAGGTGATTTGGAGATCAGCAGAGAAACCGCATCTTCCACAGAATCTCGACAGGTTGCTAGTCTTGCAGACCAGGCCTCCACTTCCTCCACTTCCACTCTGCCCTTAAATAACCCTTCATACACTTCTGCACTGCTGACTAATAACCAGCCTGAGGAGGATCACTATGAATCTGTCAGTGAGAATCAGACATTGCGCCATGTATTCCATGTTGCAGAGGAGCCGCCTGCTGAAAACCTGAATGGTCAGCCACCAAGCATGCTGCTACGTAGTAGAGTCAACTCTGAGGAACCACCAACCCTGAACCGTGTTGGCATTGAAAATGTAGCTCATATTTGTGTGCCATCTGTGGATATTGCAGAGGCATCAGATCATAAGTCAACCACCGTCATTGCCCGAGAGCAAGAATGCAATGCTGCTACTGCTGCAACTATTCAACAACCTGAGCAGAGAGAGGAGGGTCGCCCAGAGTTATTCAGGATAAACAATGTCCACGTTGTAACTGCAGCAGGGATTGCTCTGTCTGCTGTTTTCTTGGCCTGGAAGCTCAATCATTAACTGTAAAGCCTATttgggatagtttacccaaaaatattaGCATTTTGTCATTATGTACTTAACTTTCATAAacccattttgtttttcttttccaaCAGAGCACAAAGGTGCGGTATGTCAACTTTTGACTCACAAAAATGTCATGATTTTTGGCAGATAAGAAACATGCTacgtgaacatacttgtttatctcaaaaacaattataaaaaaaaaataaattatatacacaattatcaGTTATTCTCCTTGAAAATATGCATTCCGTGTCGAAATGTCcatttttgttttggtctgtgtGACTCCAaccactgccagtttacccagTTATATTTCAACACTCTGGGTTCCTTGGTGGAAAACACAGCAGATTTCTTTTCTGTCTTAAAGGCTGCCTCATGGCTGAGGATGTGGCCAAAATGCGACCTTCGAAGGACAGCAGCAGTCTGTCTAAGTGTGACACAGATATAtaatagaaatgtttaaaaaatgcaaaaacaataaatgaaaagaTAAAGGTTAGGGGCTGATCACACAACGCACTTATAtgttccaaaaacgcgaggcgcaccacactgccttttttgttgaaaaaaaaaaaaaatgcagtgcgCTTTTTATGTCGCTAAGCAACGACAgaatcagctgcgtattgtgctcgagtgttgctgttgatataattta from Danio rerio strain Tuebingen ecotype United States chromosome 13, GRCz12tu, whole genome shotgun sequence includes these protein-coding regions:
- the mavs gene encoding mitochondrial antiviral-signaling protein isoform X2 — its product is MPPAGDAPVHSTAPCKQATQEPSPDSVLQVAETQQVEQVSPPAPAPTPEPVPQTEITPQVIAPSQAAPDMSSPINLKVLTHTGEAVTITPVSRALDSLGFTITSSAGESPISTSCTQASISNTSQIQLTRPCSTTQSSGNIQVPKKEVKDLDTSEKFPVQDTNLPLRQERTFQGPEETSDPIANEVVQRHNGVGLPVSNAEIISNRTTQATTSTPTEVVAHAPHSVIPEQEYFSKPGFLQIPEPQQNRAGTLPVLQEDPCSLVSGDLEISRETASSTESRQVASLADQASTSSTSTLPLNNPSYTSALLTNNQPEEDHYESVSENQTLRHVFHVAEEPPAENLNGQPPSMLLRSRVNSEEPPTLNRVGIENVAHICVPSVDIAEASDHKSTTVIAREQECNAATAATIQQPEQREEGRPELFRINNVHVVTAAGIALSAVFLAWKLNH